A stretch of the Nicotiana tabacum cultivar K326 chromosome 6, ASM71507v2, whole genome shotgun sequence genome encodes the following:
- the LOC107767713 gene encoding asparagine--tRNA ligase, cytoplasmic 1-like — MSVDDSTPQVDKISLSDGVEEAQFSQRVPIRSILGRPDGGAGLAGKVVKIGGWVKTGREQGKGSFAFLEVNDGSCPANLQVIVDSAVYKLGDLVPTGTCVHVEGELKLPPEGAKQKVELRVQKVLSVGTVDAGKYPLPKTKLTLEFLRDVVHLRPRTNTISAVARIRNALAYATHTFFQKNGFLYIHTPIITTSDCEGAGEMFQVTTLISEAEKLEKELKENPAPSDSDIKVVEQLVKEKGEAVARLKADKASREKAGSNIAAINKQISAAVGDLTRAKENLLKLQERFKLGERVKRSAGIPKKDGNIDYADDFFARQAFLTVSGQLQVETYACALSSVYTFGPTFRAEQSHTSRHLAEFWMVEPEIAFADLKDDMNCAEAYVKFLCQWLLDHCLDDMEFITKFIDKGALGRLRMVTSSKFHRLTYTEAIAILEEASKTKTFENKVEWGIDLASEHERYLTEEHFKSPVIVFNYPKGIKAFYMKVNEDKKTVAAMDLLVPKVGELIGGSEREEDYEVLRSRISDMGLPLEPYEWYLDLRRYGTVKHSGFGLGFERMILFATGMENIRDVIPFPRYPGRADL, encoded by the exons ATGTCCGTCGACGATTCCACGCCGCAGGTGGACAAAATCTCCCTAAGTGACGGCGTTGAGGAGGCTCAATTCTCCCAACGCGTTCCTATCCGTTCAATTCTTGGCCGTCCTGACGGCGGAGCTGGACTCGCCGGAAAAGTTGTGAAAATTGGGGGTTGGGTTAAAACCGGTAGGGAACAGGGAAAGGGTTCTTTTGCCTTCCTGGAAGTGAATGATGGATCATGCCCTGCAAATCTACAGGTAATTGTGGATAGTGCTGTGTATAAACTTGGAGATTTGGTACCTACTGGCACTTGTGTGCACGTCGAAGGTGAGCTGAAGTTACCTCCTGAAGGTGCAAAGCAAAAGGTTGAGCTTCGTGTCCAGAAGGTTCTGTCTGTTGGTACCGTTGATGCTGGCAAGTATCCATTGCCCAAGACTAAATTAACTCTTGAGTTTCTTAGAGATGTTGTTCATCTGCGGCCTCGAACTAATACT ATATCTGCAGTTGCAAGAATCCGTAATGCCTTGGCTTATGCCACCCATACATTCTTTCAGAAGAATGGCTTTCTTTATATCCACACACCAATCATCACCACCAGTGATTGCGAGGGTGCTGGCGAGATGTTCCAGGTCACTACATTGATAAGTGAAGCTGAAAAATTGGAGAAGGAGCTGAAAGAGAATCCTGCTCCTTCAGATTCTGACATTAAGGTTGTTGAACAGCTTGTCAAAGAGAAAGGAGAGGCAGTTGCTAGGCTCAAAGCTGATAAGGCAAGTAGGGAAAAAGCTGGCTCCAACATTGCAGCCATAAATAAGCAGATCAGTGCTGCAGTCGGTGATCTCACAAGGGCTAAAGAGAATCTCCTGAAGTTGCAAGAGAGATTCAAATTGGGAGAGAGGGTAAAGCGCTCTGCTGGCATACCTAAAAAGGATGGAAACATTGATTACGCTGATGATTTCTTTGCACGTCAAGCCTTCTTGACAGTATCTGGTCAACTCCAAGTTGAAACATATGCATGTGCACTTTCTAGTGTCTACACTTTTGGGCCAACTTTTCGAGCTGAACAGTCCCACACTTCTAGGCATCTTGCAGAGTTCTGGATGGTGGAGCCTGAAATTGCTTTTGCTGATCTCAAG gATGATATGAACTGTGCTGAGGCATATGTGAAATTTCTCTGTCAGTGGTTGCTTGACCATTGTcttgatgacatggaatttatcactaaatttatagacaaaggtgctctaggtagactTAGAATGGTCACCTCATCCAAATTCCATCGCTTAACTTACACAGAAGCGATCGCCATTCTGGAAGAAGCATCCAAAACGAAGACATTTGAGAATAAAGTAGAATGGGGTATTGACTTGGCATCTGAACATGAAAG ATATTTGACCGAAGAGCATTTTAAATCACCTGTTATAGTGTTCAACTACCCAAAAGGCATCAAAGCATTTTACATGAAGGTGAATGAAGACAAGAAGACAGTTGCTGCGATGGATCTGCTTGTACCAAAG GTTGGAGAACTAATTGGAGGTAGCGAAAGGgaagaggattatgaggttctcAGATCAAG GATATCGGATATGGGTCTGCCATTAGAGCCATACGAGTGGTATCTTGATTTGAGACGCTATGGTACTGTCAAACATAGTGGTTTTGGTTTAGGCTTTGAGCGGATGATTCTTTTCGCCACAGGGATGGAAAACATTCGAGATGTGATTCCCTTTCCCAGATATCCAGGAAGAGCCGATCTATAA